The sequence GTATTGTCGGTACATGTCTTGCGTGGTCCATCGCGCCCCATAATCCTGCATAGGTGCGTTCAATTCTCTGGAAGGAGGGCGAAGCGCTGACTCATTGTAATACGGACGCGGATTCGTGGCAACGGGCAGATAGGAAGCTGGGCGGCTAGGATCGATAGGGTCCCTGTCGGATGGGTAGTAGCTCATGAGGCTGACCTGAATATGTCTTTACTTTACACCTTCAGTGGCTGAGAAATTGGAGCAAGTTGCTGGGAAAACATGAGCCACGCAGGTGAACAATTGAAGCATATCTTTTTGCGAAATGTATTCTGCCGATCGGAATTTACGTAACATTGGCGTTTGTTTACTTGTGTCGTCGCTGCAGCACATATGCATGAGTGTAACAACTGAACATTGGTTGCATCCCTCGTTTGACCCATATACAGCAAATTTCCACTGTCGCAATGTCAGACTCTGAAGACGACTTCATGTCCGACAAATTCCTCGTCGACGCCCCCCCGCCCGAACCGCTCAACTACTCTGCCCGTCGAGCCAAGGAGTCACTTAAATCGCAACGCTTGGGTCAGGCGAAGAACCAGTTAAAGCTGAAAGATTTGGAGGAGCAGCGGAGGAAAGAGGGGCTGGAGACTAGTTTGTTTGAACGATTTGAAGATGATCGGGGGAACAGTAAGGATAAGGAAACGGCCGAAGAAGcgggaaaaggaggaaaCAAGGCGAtagagatgatgatgaagatgggCTGGAAAGTGGGTCAAGGGCTGGGCAAGAAACGATCACCATCGCCGCCTTCGCgcccttcctcttcttctagAGGAGGGATAGGAAGTAAACGGCTACGTCTAGACGATGAGCACGAAAGtgatgatgagaagaacggaCAAGGGCACCAAGGAGGCCTGAAGGAcgaaagagaaagagaaagagaatCAACCGGTCCTCGAACTGAACCGATCCGAATCTCACTTTGGACCCGGCGCAAAGGTCTTTCCGCCCGCTCCCCTTCCCCGCCACCTCTACCGCTCAACACGGCAAACAGGAACCCAGACGTTTTAGACAATGCCAAAATGGAACAGCTCGGCCGGGCGACAGAGGGGTTCAGAGATCGGCAAAGGGTGGAGTGggcagagaaggagagggaaagaaaggGCAAAAAGGCAAGGGAGTTACTGGTGGAGATGGATCGGGAGAAGGGCTTCAACGTATGTGTCACCATTTCCCATCTTTTGAATTTCATCCTCGTTCTCGTCTTCCGTGAAGAAAAAAGCAAAGGACTGATGTTCGACAAACAGTTCCATCCATTACATGTCCTCCCATTCGATCCTCTTGGTACACTCCCCCGCCCACTACTCAAACTCATTTACCCTTCCCAGCTGGACCTCCTCTCACCCTCACCCTCCGGATCTCCTgcttcttcgccttctcGATCTCTGCCCAAATTATCCACGTAcgggaaggaagaaaatATCTCTGCTGCGGAGAAGTTGAGAGAGCAGCTAAAGAGGGATATGTTTACTGATCTTGATCTCGGTATAGGCCAGAGTGGAggggagggagaagaagaggaagaaggggtGGTCAGATTTGGTGTGGAAGACAGTAGAGTGGAGCGGCTCCGGCGAGAAcgagaaagagaaggagaagggggGGAACGAGAACacaaggaagaggtggatTACAAAGACATGAACtgggaagagatggttCCAGGTACAAAACGGGTACTTTCCATGGACGTGAGTACTCTTGAACTTCCTTTTCCAAAAAAGTCTCAACTAATGCCGCCCCACCCGCATCTCGCAGCCTGCAACGTACTTAACCTTCACAGTCGACCAACTTCGACATGAACATCTCTTTTGCTTTTGGTGTGCGTACAAGTATAAGTCGTatgaagagatggaggggCCTGGAGGGTGTCcgggagaggaggaagatgatcaCTGAGTACCCCGATGGTTGAAGTAGTATATGATAATAGCATTTTCCTATCATCATGATCATCTCCCGATAATCTCATGCAGGGCATCGACTTGTATTTGTACAACTCGATTCAGTTAACCAAAGAAACCGCTCCATCATTCCATATCCACCAAACCGCCCGGACCGCACGAGCCACTGTAACATAATTAAAAGCATCCGACAAAAAGTGAACAAGCCAACCCCTCAATATCGCGAAGCTAGCTCTTTCcgtctcttcctctccactCTCAACACACCTTCCTCCAGATCCTCCATTTGGTGATGTAGGTCAATGAATAATTCCGATACCGTGGACatcttttttgttttttAAACCTTTGAAGTCAGCTTCTGCCGTCTTACAGTCGGAGGGATAATGGCGTTGGATAACAAAGGTGACGTAGGGAAGACGTACAAAATCGTTATACCGCAAGAGCAGCTGTCCGACATTCTTTCGCGCATGTTCTACTATGTGGGATTCTTGAGATATTTCTTGCATGGCTTGTTTCAAGTTTGGCCGTAATGGTAAAAGCTCTTCACATTCTTTATATCAGCTAACCTATCTTTCACCCATCATATCTTTTATAGCACGAGTGAACGCATAAAAAAATGATTAAAATGGAGATTGAAAAGGCTGACTTTTATCCTCCAGCTCTCAAGATAGCTCTaaaacgaagaagaagagactCACGTTCAAGCTCACCACTACCTTCCACCTGCCGACTCTTCAAAATTTCAATCTCCCTCAAATCCCGTTCTGCTCTGCGAATGTCAGAAGCAGCTTCGAGGACCATGGCGAGCTTGACAGAGTCTGGGAGAAGGGATGATTCGTGAATCGGTGTTGGTGTTAGTGTTTGGTTGGCTTGCTCAGAGGATGATAAGGTTGAAGTCGGAGTTGCGAATGAGGGATTAGGGAGCGGCCCGGATGCGGTAGGTATTGTGAGAAGGGGCAGGTATTGCTCATCTATATATGATATAGCACGGTGATTTCAATTGAAAAAGGTTCCCCACCACAATTACATCCGTCAGCTTTGAGCATGCAAGTCTCCTTTTGCTTTTCTCAAGACTGTTGTTGTTCCAAAAGAGAGATACGTACACCCTTCAAGAAGCCGCTTTACACCATCACTCGATTCACCTAGCTGGTGCAGACATTGTTCGACGTTGCGTATCCGGTGAGTTATCGCCGGGGTGGTACGTGCCGACGTTGAtgttggagaaggagagttgGGGTCGGAAAGGAGTGAAGATGGGACGCCGAATAGTTGGGCTTCAAGAATTCGAATTCTTAATTCAAGtgggagaagggaagatgTCATAATGAGGTGAAGAGGATATGCAGCAAAAGCGAAGTGAAAGAGACCACGCATTGAGATTAAACGTCGAGCTCTGTTCAGTGAATCGACGCGTCGCGTCCGCCCCTGTGGACGGTCTCGGATGACTACGATGGCTTGAGCCTAATGCCGCACGAAATTCACAAAACAGGAAGCGAAGGATCTCATTAAGCATACTTGGACTTGCATTTTTATAGATGCATAAATTCCAATCCTCTATAGAAGCAAAAAATAACAATTCTCACAACTATTAAATGAGAATTGTATATCTAGGTACGTCACAAGTTCATAGTCCATAATCGATACGCAGGCAATTCGTGATATTGTATACTCCAATAGTCACATTCTTATCTTTCCACTTTCAACCCCCCCCATGTAAATTCTCTAAAATCTTCTTGTTAATAAAAATATTTGTTTTGCTATATGTTAAAGCAAGAAACATGAATCCCCATAAAAATCTCCTCTCCTTACGTCGTTGTCGTAACTCgtaaaaaaaaacaaaaaagaaagaaaaaaacAAGTGAATAACAACTTAAGGCTTGCTCAGCTGTTCGCGtcggaagaagatggcGTAACCAATGACGATAATGATCTGGAAGACAAGACATAGCCAGAACTCATAGTGTGCCAAAGGCATGTTCTTGCCAGATCCACCGATATCCCAGATGGCGACGTTGGGGAAGACTTTGCCAGGGCCAACCTTGTCGGGAGCTGTTCCTCTGTAATCGAAAGCGTGTCAGTACAATCTCTTTGGAAAAAAGCAACGGTAAAAGACTTACCTAGCGAGCATGACAACACAAGAACCGACGAACTGTGCAAGCGCCAATGTCACACAAACGTGCAGTCGAGAGAGGGTTTGCAACAAGACCATACCCAAGCCAACACCCTGGATGGCATCAAGGACACCGAGCCAGAGCCATGTGCAGACACCGATGTAAGGACCGGCGCTCCCGCCCCATGGAATGTAGAGACCCATGCCTGATGTACCCCACCACATCTGACACCATCGAGGACAACCGAGACCAATCGCGAAGACGGGAAGAAGCCAGGAGTGAATCTTGGAGTAACCTGTGACTGTGTGTTAGACATACTTTGTGATGACAAGCAACCAGACTTACGAATAAGAATaccaagaagaaggccCCAGATACCAACAAAGAAGATGGCAATCATGATCACCACCGCCCACTTGGGAACACCCGCCTGAGACCAGAGGTACTGCCAACTTCGACCATAAGGTCCAGACAACCAATAATCCCTTAAAATCTCCGCAATCAAGAACCAGATAACAAGCTTCCTCCTGAACAAGGTTTTGAAGAAGTTGGGAACGTAAGGCGGGATCTGACGGTAATATTCGGGAAGACCGAACCACATGACGTAGGCAAAGACTGCGGAGACGGCGGCAAGCGGCCAACAGATGCAGATGATGATTCGCGAGGGTACGTATTTATCGGGATCACTACCGTTGAGAGTGTAACCCCAGTACCAAAGAGCGGAGACTATTTCTCATCAGCTAAATTCTCGCACGTACAACTGATGGAAAAAACTTACCCCAAATCTGTTGGAGACCTTGGACGATACAAGCACGGGTAACCCAAATCTCAGTAGCCGCACCAGCTTCTTCACCAAAGTTGAGaccgaagaagaggaaacCAGCCGAAGAAGCAATGGCGTACATATATGTGGCGACTCGGGTGATCGTCAAACGAGGCGCGAGGAATACACCGTGGATAGAAGGGAAGCCAATAAGCAAGAACGCAATGGTGAAACTGTACAGCTGTCAACTATAATCGGTTTCGGACAAGGGCGAACAACTTACATGACCCAAGGAAGACTCAAACAGTAGACAGAAGGTTTCATCCTGAAAAGGGTGTACCATGCAATTGTGGCAACGGCAAAGATGGAGCAAATAATGTATAAATCTGTTGCGGTCTGAGTGTTGGAACCACCAAGCAAACTCAGCTGGAAGGAAGTCTGTGTACAGTTGTCAGGCGCTCAATCGCCGGCATGGAAACAAACAAAGGACTCACGGCCGAAAGCAGCTGTCCAAGAGAGAGAACGATAGAGTACAACGGCCATCGGTAAATCTGCCTACCCATGAAGATCTGCAACTTTGTCATACGAGGTTCGGAATGTCCCCCTTCATCGTACATGTCGTGTCCACCGGGGATACCGCCGTATTGGCTCATTTCATCGTGACCGTGACCAGAGTGAGACATGGAATGGGACATCGGAGCTGAAAGAACAGAATCCCGACGAGGGACTGTCGTTAGGGTGTCAAGTCTGGAACAACAATACAGATGGATCAAACTTACAGTCAGGTCGGAAACCGTCAATCATACTGGGAGCACGGGACTGAACGAAAGAGTCACGAGATCGAATACTCATGCCTAAATGAGATCAGTACTGAGCACTGCTAACCGCTACGTGTTAAACTTACTAGCAATCTTATCCTTCTTGACTTCGTCAAAGAACGCCTTTTCACTCTTGATCAAGAACTTTTCAATACAGAGATCACCCTTAGAATTGCTCGCAGACAAGTCCTTAAGCTTCTGAACGAAACTCTGCGCAACTTCGCCATCCGCATCGGTAAACGTTTCCATAGCCTTGTTCAAAGGAGAAGAGCCCTTCTCGTCAACAATAGAAGAGATTGAATCGAACGATGAAACACGAGAATGAGCAGTGAATGGTCGCGAGGGGGCAAAGTTGGTGGAATCTTGGGACGTCCGGTTGCTAAAGTACGGGTCAGGAGCGTTTCGTTCACCAGAGCTCTTGGCAAATTGACGGTTCGCAGCGGCAAGGAAGTTGTCATAAGTTTGAGCGGATGGGTCTCGTTGACCTGATGTAGAACCGACAACAGTGGTGTCACCTTGGTCGGAGGAACCAACAGAAGATGCAACGTCCTGATCATCGTAACCGAAGAACTTGGGTTTGCCGGATTGTCGCTTGTCTCCATAGTACAGAGGCGAAGCATTGGGGTCCTCATCGTAGAATGACTCAGCAGATTGACGGTTGGCATTCTTGTCGAAACGCTTGTGGTAGTTGGCGCCGAGAGAAGAGTTGGAGGACGCCATAGGTAAGTTAGGATCAAAGAAGTTTTGTCCCTCGCCAGCGAGAGGACTGTGACCGGGCATAGGAGAGTTGGGAGCAGTAGAGTCGGGTGTAGCGGACCTTCCCCATTCACCACGAGCCAAAGAAGTGAAAGAGCCATTGTCGCCTTGGGCGTAAAAACCGCTTCCAACTTCCTGATCGACCAAATCATAACCCCATGCGTGGTCGCCTGCACCTTGTCGACTGGCGATAATAGATCGACGTTGGAAGTCTTCAAGTCGCTGACGCCATTCGACAACGGGGAAACGCTGGACAGCGGATCGGGCACGGAGTATAGCACGCTCTTCGGGAGTAGATTTGAGGGCAAGTTTGATGGTCTTTGTCAATTGCGAAAGCATGTGAACGGTAGCACTAGATTCGACGGGGAACCACTACGCAAGAGGGTCAGTTTTGAGTCCTTTTCAATGGCAATCGCGACTTACCCAACCGGGCATAAGACCAAGACCACCAAGACGAGAACCAACACCAAGAGCGCCCTTTCTACCGAACTCGACAGCGACCAAACCGAAAGGCTCGTCTCGAGAGGGAATCAAAGCAAAGTCGGCACCACTGAACAAGTAAGGAGGGAGGGCGGTAAACTCAGGCTTAGAGTAGACTCTGTCGGGGTACATCTCCATCAACCTCGCGAGTTTCTCAGCCGCAAACCTTCCATAAAGATCGATAACCGGGCCAACACAAATAAGCTGAATCTTGGGCTTCTTGTCGAGCAAGCTTGGCATGACATCGGCGATCAAATCTACACCCTTTTGCTTAGACCATCGACCGACAAACACAAAGAGATCGGCATCGGGGTCTTGCTTGAGACCAGCCCATTCTTGTGCTTGCCTCTTTTGCTCAGGACGCTTGGACTCGGCCTCCTGGTCGACTTCAATCTTGTCAACAGCCAAAGGTTGCTCGTCAAGGGCAGCGATATCTGTAGGGTCGGGATTGGGCAAAGAGTCGATGTTTCGCAAAGTCCAAAGAGCAGGATACCTCGCCCAAGATCTCTTACCGTACTTGTCCGAGACACCAGCGACACCAACAGATTTTTGGTGGTGAGAGATAAAACTGGCAGCAGCGTGAAGCAAGTTGAAGGTGTTACCGAACTGGACATACTTGCTGCACACCTCCTTGGGGATGTTGAACGCTGCGCATACCTCCTTCATTTCATCCTTGGTTCGCAAAGGCCAGAGACCTTGGAACTCAGCATTGTGAAGAGAGAGACAAACAGGAACGACCTTGGGCAACATGTAAAGAGGAGCAAGGGCACCATGGTAATCATTGATGTGGTAAATGTCGACAATGGGGTTACGACGGATAGTCTCGGCAATAGCTTGATTCCAGGTAGAGTAGAAGATAGCAGAAGACAAGTCGTCCATTCGCTGAGG comes from Cryptococcus gattii WM276 chromosome G, complete sequence and encodes:
- a CDS encoding Hypothetical Protein (Similar to TIGR gene model, INSD accession AAW44816.1): MSDSEDDFMSDKFLVDAPPPEPLNYSARRAKESLKSQRLGQAKNQLKLKDLEEQRRKEGLETSLFERFEDDRGNSKDKETAEEAGKGGNKAIEMMMKMGWKVGQGLGKKRSPSPPSRPSSSSRGGIGSKRLRLDDEHESDDEKNGQGHQGGLKDERERERESTGPRTEPIRISLWTRRKGLSARSPSPPPLPLNTANRNPDVLDNAKMEQLGRATEGFRDRQRVEWAEKERERKGKKARELLVEMDREKGFNFHPLHVLPFDPLGTLPRPLLKLIYPSQLDLLSPSPSGSPASSPSRSLPKLSTYGKEENISAAEKLREQLKRDMFTDLDLGIGQSGGEGEEEEEGVVRFGVEDSRVERLRREREREGEGGEREHKEEVDYKDMNWEEMVPGTKRVLSMDPATYLTFTVDQLRHEHLFCFWCAYKYKSYEEMEGPGGCPGEEEDDH